The Metabacillus endolithicus nucleotide sequence CTGCGTATGTATGGGGATCAATTGATTTAGGGGTAGATATAGGTAAAGTAGAAATTCCTTCCGCCAGTTTTAATCTAGTTTCCACGAGTTCAACGAAATATGTTTGGAGAGCGGAATTGTGGCAGGATAACTTTAAATACATTCCTAATGGCGAGTATTTATTTAACTTTTCTTCCATGCACCCTGTAAATTCACCCTACGTTCAAGCAGATGCAAACTACTTAGTAATGATTACCCAATCTATATACGATGCATTTAAGTTTCATAGAGCTAAATAATTAAAAGGGCAAGAAAGCAACCTAACTCCTATAGATCTCTTTAGAACGATTACTCTCCAACTTAGATAATATAGATACCTTGACTATAATTTTAATAAGTATTAATATAAAGGTAACAGAACCCACCACGCCTCTTAACAATGCGGACCAAGGTGGGTCATTTTGTATTTAAGGGGTTATTTCTGTGAATTCTGATAACGATTATATGAAAATTAAACCACCTACTACATATAAAGAGCAAGTAGAAATTTTCCAAAAGAGAAACTTACATATAGAAAATTCGGAATTCGCTGAAAAATATTTACAAAGAGTTAATTACTACAGGTTAAGCGCATATGCAATAACATTCAAAGATCCTTTATGTAAGGAACACTATACAGAAAACTCAACGTTTGAAAAATTAACTTCGTTATATGAATTTGATCGAAGATTACGCCTTTTACTATTAGGAGTTCTAGAAACAATAGAAATATCTTTTCGCACTCATATTTCATATGAGATTGCTCATAAATTTGGTCCACTTGGGTATAAAGATAAAGAGAATTTCATTAAAGAAAAATATCATAAAGAATCCTTAGATGAATTAGAAAATCTAATAAGTAGAAGTCGTAAAGGTGAGCTCTTTATTGAGCACCATTTTAAAAAATATAATGGTAATATTCCTATATGGGCAGCTATAGAAGTTACATCATTTGGTTATATTTCTAAGCTTTATCGTAATTTAAATGAAGACTTAAAAAGGCATATAGCTAAAGTATACTATAATATCCCTTATCTATATTTAGAGAGTTGGTTACAAACACTCTCAAATGTACGAAATGTTTGTGCGCATTATGGACGACTTTATAATAAGAAGTTGACGTTTAAACCACGTTTATTTAAAGAAGATTTAAAAAATTTTAATAATCAGAAAATATATGCTGCTATTTACATTATTCAAAGATTACTAACAAGAGAAGAGAGTCGGAGATTTTTAATTGATTTAGAGGCATTAATCTTGGAGTACGATGAAAACATAGACTTCCTTCATATTGGTTTTCCTACTAATTGGAAAGAGAACTTAATACAACAAGAATGAAAAATGTACAAACTTACCATATTTTATTATGTCCCAATATAAGATATTAATAGCAAATTAACATTTTCATAAACAATGCTGAATAGACTTTATAATAACCTGATAATTCAATGGATCTTCTGGAAAGAATGAAAAATCCCTTTATCAAAGAAATTATTATAAAAAAGTCTCAACCAGCGTTAACGGGTTCCGTTTTAAGGTGCAAACAGGGAAGTACAAATACTGTATCTCCTTGAAAATTTGGTAGTAAATCACACCAATAACCACATAAGAAACCGCTGTCGTTTTGAACGACAACAGCGGTTTTTTTATGTTAGGAACCTTTTCTTTCAGTAAGGGATATAGACAGTACATTTATAGATCCAAGATTATTATAGTGTGTGTATAGTAATTTATGATTTTAATCTACAAACACATAAGATGTTATTCCTTCTATTTGAGCTATTTCTACAAGATGAATAAATTTAGAAAGTGTTGTTTCTTCCATTAGTTTTGTTACTTTAACTTCCAGCAGTTCATCATAATTTAAAATTTCTGCAAATACTTCTCAGCGCTTTCTTTACTGGAACACTTTAACCAATTATTGTAGCATCGATTATCTCAATAGTCATAAATGTATTCATATCGTATCGAACTTTTCATCAATGGATAGCCAAAGTTAAATCTATGGTAGGTACATTTTACGTTCTGAAAACATATCGTACATGAATATAAAGATAAAGAAAATGGATATTTAATTTATGTACTAACTTGTAAACACCCCTAAATAATTCTGCATATCCATACCTCTTCTTGATTTATTAGAAAACTAAATCCATAAGGTAAAATACTTCCGCTATACATACTAGAAGGTATCTCCTGCTAATATCTCCTTTTCTATTCTCTGATAAAATAGTGTCTGTTATAGTAAGATAGGTTCTTTTTAAGTCAATTTCATCACTTTCTTATTTCAGAATTGAGTCCGATAAAAGCTAAATATAAAACAGTCAAAGTTATAAAAAACATACATTCCCAGACAAACAAAGGGTCCAAATTATAAATATTTAAATTTATTTGATATACTTCACAATTCCTTCAAAATTCTACATTATACTTACTATTGTCCTAGTTTTAAAAGTAGGGGAAGACAACCTAGTATATGTGTCAATTTAAATGCATGTTTTAGCAGTATATCTTTGAATATCGCAGCTATACATGCATTAATTGTCATACACCTTTTAGTTTATTTCACTAAATCGATAACTTTAAATATAAAGTTTACTTTGTAATCTATGAAAGGGAGTAAAAGAATACAATGATAAATAATATTAATAAAAGCCGAGTAAAAGGTAAAAATAAGGGGATTTTCTTCGTTATTGGTTTTATAGTCCTTATATTCATTCTGTTATTTTTAATACAAATGTTAAATGAAAAGGAAAAAAACACAAGCGGATTACAGCCAGGCACAAAGGCACCAGAATTTAAACTTCAATCAACTCAAGGTGACATTGCCCTAAAGGATTTTAAAGATAAAAATGTTGTTCTTTATTTTTATGAAGGAAACAATTGTCAGGCCTGTATTGATCAACTTGAAGAACTTAACAATAACCTTGATAAATTTGAAAAACTAAATGCAGTTGTAGTTGCGGCTGTTACTGACCCATTGAAATATTCGCAAGAGGTTGCAGATGAAAAAGATATAAAAATCCCAATCATGTATGACCCAAACCACCAATTAGGAGATAAGTATGGTGTTTATAATGTACCAGGAGGAATGGACATGGGCCCAGTAGATACTCATTCTGTTTTTGTTATTGATAAAGATGGGAATGTAAAGTGGAAAGAAATATCGGTGGATGATATGTATGTTCCTCTTAAGTCGATATTAAATGAGTTGGAAAATCTATGAAATTTGGTCGTGATCCAAGAATAAATTTCAAATTATTATTTTATCTATATTTTCGTGGATTGGATTAAATTATTTAGAATTTAGAGTAACAACAATACAGATCATCGCAGCCATTTTAACAAGTGTTGTGTTAGAGATTTTATTTACTTATGCAAAAACAAAAAAAATAGTTGCCCCATATAGTGCAATAATTACTGGGTTAAGTACAGGGTTATTATTGCGTGCTGATTCAATTGTTCCATTTGTATTAACAATATTCGTTGCTATAACCTCAAAGCATTTTCTGAAATATAAGGGCAGTCACATATTTAACCCTTCCAACATCGGTATTGTAGTTATTTCATTTGCTTTCCCAATTACTGTCGCAACCGCGCCGCTACAATGGGGATTTTTTTGGGCACTATTATTTATAATTGCAACCGCTGGTACTTATATGGTGTATAAAGTTAAGAGGTTTTCAACAATTGTTTCTTTTCTAGGTATGTTTTTCTTAGCAGGAATTGTTCGAATGATTATTTGGGACAAAACATTTACTTCTATTTTTAATGAGTTTATGTGGGGTGGACTATTAATCTTTACATTCTTTATGATCACTGATCCAAAAACATCGCCAAAAAGTGTTAAAGGACAGATGCTTTTTGGAGTTCTTATTGCAATTCTTGGGCAAGCGATGATCCAAATGCAAATTCATGGGGCATTATTCGTAAGTCTATTTATCATTTGCTTGGCAAGAATATTATTTAAAATTTGGCAAGAAAGAATAAAAGTGAAAACAAGAGAACATTTGGCAACATAGTAAATATCCGAATAACTCTCATCCCCATTTTGAACTTTTAAGTAAGTTTTAAATGGGGTTTTTATTAGCAAGAAATAACTAGTTCTAATTTTCCTGATTAATAAAACACAATCTAGTCTGTAAAGGATACGATCGTTCCATAAAGGTAAAATAAACTTTAAGAAATGAGATATGAAGGCTGAAGAAGGGTATGTCCATTCTTTAAATAACAGGAACATTTCATTGAAGTCATAAAGAAGGTGAAATAATGTTAAAAAGGATTTTTAAATTATTTATTATTGTTGTGGGTGGAACGATTGGGATATTTCTTATTCCGGATCTCATAACCGCTATGACAGGTGGGATAATGCCCTTATGGATGAGTTATTTAATAGGATTTATTATATTATTCTTTACGATATTTTGGTTGATTAATTCGGGTCTTAACATGATACATTGGATGGAGGAAAAACTATTAAAGGTACCCATAACGAATGTTTTATTTGGAAGCTTCGGTCTTATTTTAGGATTAGTTGTAGCATTCTTAATTACGAGTCCCTTGAAGGCAATGAGTATAGAGTTAGTTAATACAGTTTTTCCAATATCTCTTACTATTTTGTTTGGATATTTAGGATATCAAGTAGGGTCTAAGAAAAGAAATGACCTTGTAAATTTATT carries:
- a CDS encoding peroxiredoxin family protein, which encodes MINNINKSRVKGKNKGIFFVIGFIVLIFILLFLIQMLNEKEKNTSGLQPGTKAPEFKLQSTQGDIALKDFKDKNVVLYFYEGNNCQACIDQLEELNNNLDKFEKLNAVVVAAVTDPLKYSQEVADEKDIKIPIMYDPNHQLGDKYGVYNVPGGMDMGPVDTHSVFVIDKDGNVKWKEISVDDMYVPLKSILNELENL
- a CDS encoding Abi family protein, whose translation is MNSDNDYMKIKPPTTYKEQVEIFQKRNLHIENSEFAEKYLQRVNYYRLSAYAITFKDPLCKEHYTENSTFEKLTSLYEFDRRLRLLLLGVLETIEISFRTHISYEIAHKFGPLGYKDKENFIKEKYHKESLDELENLISRSRKGELFIEHHFKKYNGNIPIWAAIEVTSFGYISKLYRNLNEDLKRHIAKVYYNIPYLYLESWLQTLSNVRNVCAHYGRLYNKKLTFKPRLFKEDLKNFNNQKIYAAIYIIQRLLTREESRRFLIDLEALILEYDENIDFLHIGFPTNWKENLIQQE
- a CDS encoding RnfABCDGE type electron transport complex subunit D: MLTSVVLEILFTYAKTKKIVAPYSAIITGLSTGLLLRADSIVPFVLTIFVAITSKHFLKYKGSHIFNPSNIGIVVISFAFPITVATAPLQWGFFWALLFIIATAGTYMVYKVKRFSTIVSFLGMFFLAGIVRMIIWDKTFTSIFNEFMWGGLLIFTFFMITDPKTSPKSVKGQMLFGVLIAILGQAMIQMQIHGALFVSLFIICLARILFKIWQERIKVKTREHLAT